The region TGTCTGGGTGCCAGTCTGCCAGCATAATCATCTGCGCGCCGCGTCTGGTTCCACCTTGTTCCACTAGGTGAGTCAACTGGCTCAAGTCATTTAACCAAGAAACTGCGCCAGAGCTCCGACCTCGTACTTTGTGGACTTTTGTTTTAGCTGGTCTTAGAGTCGAGCCGTTTGTACCGACTCCACCACCTCGAGACATAATCTCCATGACAATCTCTCTGTGTTTTGCAATACCGCCACGAGAGTCATGAATTGGAGGGGCAACATAACAGTTGAAATATGTTAGCTCCTCGTCAGTTCCAGCTCCAGCGAGAATGCGACCACCAAAGAGAATTTGTTCCATGGCGAGGCGCTCTATTTCTTTCTCGAGCCATTTTTCTCCTCCAGAGAGGGCTTTTGCAACTCGTTTTTTGAGGTCAGTAACGCTCTTTTCGAGTAAAACGTCAACTGCTCGACGGTCAAGAGTGAATTGTTTTCCTCGGTCTTCTCCACCTGTGAATAGTGTGACAGTGACTTTTTCCGTCTCTGGGTCGTAATCGTCAACAATAGCGACCTCTTTGACCACCTTAATATTGCCATTTTCGCCAACAACTTGGAACTCAACAACTACAACGTCATCACGAGTAGGAGTCTTTTCTGGGTCTTTCAAGAGGTAACGGTCAGCAATAATTTTAAGCGAGAAGCTGTCCTCCTCGCTCAGTGGTTTTTGTAAGTTCTCACGAGTAATTTTCATCATGCTACATCAACCTCCTACAATCGCTCTTTTTCTTTGCCATATTTGTCATACCACTCGTGGACTAGAAGCCTTGTATTGTAAGCCTCGAGGAGCTCCTCGCAAGTACAGTCGCAAGGGTCTTTCCCCTCGGGGAGATTTAACACTGTAATGTCAAACTTGTATTTGAGTCGCTCAATCATTTTTCTTGTTCCATTTCTTCCTGCTGGGTCATTATCAAGTCCAATCACGAGTTGAGTCACTCCAGCCTTATAGAGTTCTTGCTCGTGTTCTTCTGTGAAGAAGGTTCCAATAGGGGTACAAACATGCTTGAGACCGCAATCCCATGCTCGGACGCAATCGAAAACTCCCTCGACGACTATGACCTCATTTTTGGCTCTTACCTCCTCGAGGTTGCGACCTAAGCCAGTGAGTATCCAACCAGTATGCAAGTTTCTTGGACGGTGCATCCATTTGTTTGGCATATCATCTTTGAGTCTCCGTCCAGTGACTCCAACGAGTCGCTTTTCAATGTCCTCTATTGGCATGACAACTCTGTTAGCGAGCTCTCCATCAAGACAGACTCGGAGTTTCCAGTGTTCAATAGCCTCTGGTGAGAAGCCTCTATATTCTTTGACCTTTGCCAGTTTTGCCTTGAACTTGAAAGGAGGGAGTTTCGTTTGTTTATTGGGGTCTTCACCATTTTCTGTGATTTCTACTCAATCCTAGAGACATGTTAGCTGGATGAAATAGGTTCATCAGTCAGGATCCTTCTTCCGCATACAGACCACGAAGTTGGTAGAATGGAAACAGTCAAGTGCTTTCCTTGACGGGTTCCATTCTACCAACTATCATACCGATAGCGGAAGAAGGGAGCGCTTAAGCAGCCTGACTGCCTGTAGTGTTCCCTGTACACTCCAGAAATACACGCAAACGAAACCGTTCTAGATTTCGATAGCCATATGCCCGGCGTTTGATGTTTTTGATCTTGTGATTCGTCCCCTCAATTCGGGCATTCGTATATGGGCACAAAAAGTAGGAAAGAATAGGCTCCTTCCACCTTTCAAGCGTGTTGGCTGCTTTCTGAAAAGAAGCAAAAGGGCTCTGTTTGGCTAACTGAATCCATTCTTCCAAGCGTTCCTTTGCTTCATGATATCCATCGGTTCGGTAAAAATCCCGAAACAACTCTTTCAGATAATAAGCAATGGAAAGTGCCGGATACTCCTCCAAGATATCGTCTAATCGAAGCCGTTGGTCCTTACGAAGCTTTTCACAGCCTTTCAAGAGAAGATATCGAGCCTTTTTCAATGGAGAAAATTCCTTTCTTGCTTGATCCAAGGCTTGTGTCACTTTTTGAACCACATGGTACTTATCGATGACAATCGAAGCAGATGGAAACAGGGCGCGAACCGCCTTATGATAAGGTTCCCACATGTCAAGAATCACCGTTTGGACCATTTCTTTCGACAGGATATTTTGGCTCAACAAGTTGATGGCGGAGTCACATTGGCGATCGGCATGCATTCCCATGACCGATCCGGCTCTGGCATCCATCAATACAGTTTCATACTGTTGTCCCTTTTTTACAGCGATTTCATCTAAACTAAGCACCATTCCTTCTTGAGAAGATGCTTCTATCGCTGTTTGACGCTCTTTTGCTTTTTTCGATGCGATGGAGTAATAAATGCGTTCCAATGTTGTATATGGGATGCGGTGCTTTCGGCTAACCTCTTGAATGGTGGAGCCTTCGCAAAGTTCATACAAGTACTCACAAAATCGATTGGTGTAGTGTTGATTGGGTGGAATCGATTCCAAAGAGGCGGAAAACACTTGAGAACAATTCCAGCACCGATAGCGCTTTACCTTTATGAACAAGTACACCGGTTGATGGAAAATCGCCAAATCCCGTACTTTTCTTGTCCGTCT is a window of Geobacillus kaustophilus DNA encoding:
- a CDS encoding toprim domain-containing protein; this translates as MPIEDIEKRLVGVTGRRLKDDMPNKWMHRPRNLHTGWILTGLGRNLEEVRAKNEVIVVEGVFDCVRAWDCGLKHVCTPIGTFFTEEHEQELYKAGVTQLVIGLDNDPAGRNGTRKMIERLKYKFDITVLNLPEGKDPCDCTCEELLEAYNTRLLVHEWYDKYGKEKERL
- a CDS encoding ISL3 family transposase; the protein is MLSIPLGLPEFKVIKQELLSYGYAIHVEKTETQERCPHCGFATSSVHDRRTRKVRDLAIFHQPVYLFIKVKRYRCWNCSQVFSASLESIPPNQHYTNRFCEYLYELCEGSTIQEVSRKHRIPYTTLERIYYSIASKKAKERQTAIEASSQEGMVLSLDEIAVKKGQQYETVLMDARAGSVMGMHADRQCDSAINLLSQNILSKEMVQTVILDMWEPYHKAVRALFPSASIVIDKYHVVQKVTQALDQARKEFSPLKKARYLLLKGCEKLRKDQRLRLDDILEEYPALSIAYYLKELFRDFYRTDGYHEAKERLEEWIQLAKQSPFASFQKAANTLERWKEPILSYFLCPYTNARIEGTNHKIKNIKRRAYGYRNLERFRLRVFLECTGNTTGSQAA